From the Myxococcales bacterium genome, one window contains:
- a CDS encoding ABC transporter ATP-binding protein, translated as MLALDDVTFGYDARAVVRGVSLTVARGELVALVGPNGAGKTTVARLAAGLAPPRAGTVRVDGRDPGATTRRALARTLAYLPQRYELAFPFTALEVVLMGRYARQRGPGLDSAADEAAARAALARCDLADLAERRFDALSGGERRRVVLAQALCQGADAIILDEPTAALDPAHAIAVARALADERGRGAAVLIVTHDLDLAARFADRIVAMAEGEVVADGAPEAVLTDARVQAAFGVTLHVGALPDGARFVVAR; from the coding sequence GTGCTCGCGCTCGACGACGTGACCTTCGGCTACGACGCCCGCGCGGTGGTGCGCGGCGTGTCGCTGACGGTGGCGCGCGGCGAGCTGGTGGCGCTGGTGGGGCCCAACGGCGCGGGCAAGACCACGGTGGCGCGGCTGGCGGCGGGGCTGGCGCCGCCGCGGGCCGGCACGGTGCGCGTCGACGGGCGCGACCCGGGCGCGACCACGCGCCGGGCGCTGGCGCGGACGCTGGCGTACCTGCCGCAGCGCTACGAGCTGGCGTTCCCGTTCACCGCGCTCGAGGTGGTGCTGATGGGGCGCTACGCCCGGCAGCGCGGGCCGGGGCTCGACAGCGCGGCCGACGAGGCGGCGGCCCGGGCGGCGCTGGCGCGGTGCGACCTGGCGGACCTGGCCGAGCGGCGGTTCGACGCGCTGTCGGGCGGCGAGCGCCGGCGCGTGGTGCTGGCCCAGGCCCTGTGCCAGGGCGCGGACGCGATCATCCTCGACGAGCCGACCGCCGCGCTCGATCCGGCCCACGCGATCGCGGTGGCGCGGGCGCTGGCCGACGAGCGCGGCCGCGGCGCGGCGGTGCTGATCGTGACGCACGATCTGGATCTGGCGGCGCGGTTCGCCGACCGGATCGTGGCGATGGCCGAGGGCGAGGTGGTCGCCGACGGCGCGCCCGAGGCGGTGCTGACCGACGCGCGGGTGCAGGCGGCGTTCGGCGTGACCCTGCACGTCGGCGCGCTGCCCGACGGCGCGCGGTTCGTGGTGGCGCGGTGA